In one window of Microtus pennsylvanicus isolate mMicPen1 chromosome 2, mMicPen1.hap1, whole genome shotgun sequence DNA:
- the Naga gene encoding alpha-N-acetylgalactosaminidase, translating to MLEKTVLLLALVTQVLTLENGLLRTPPMGWLAWERFRCNIDCDHDPKNCISERLFMEMADRLAQDGWRDLGYVYINIDDCWIGGRDAKGHLQPDPKRFPHGIAFLADYAHSLGLKLGIYEDLGKMTCMGYPGTTLDKVELDAETFAEWKIDMLKLDGCFSTAKERAHGYPKMSAALNATGRPIAFACSWPAYEGGLPPKVNYTLIANICNLWRNYDDIQDSWKSVLSILDWFVKHQDILQPAAGPGHWNDPDMLLIGNFGLSFEESRAQMALWTVLAAPLFMSTDLRTISPQNIDILQNPLVIKINQDPLGIQGRRIFKSKSQIEVFRRPLSNGASALVFFSRRTDIPYRFHSSLLELNFPESKEYEGQNVFTGDVIRGLKSETNFTVIINPSGVVMWYLYPVRTQE from the exons ATGCTGGAAAAGACAG TGCTCTTACTGGCCCTGGTGACCCAGGTACTGACGCTGGAGAATGGGCTCCTGCGAACGCCACCCATGGGCTGGCTGGCCTGGGAACGTTTCCGCTGTAACATCGATTGTGACCACGACCCAAAGAACTGCATCAG TGAACGCCTCTTCATGGAGATGGCTGACCGGCTGGCCCAGGATGGATGGCGGGACCTTGGTTATGTATACATCAACATCGATGACTGCTGGATTGGTGGGCGTGATGCCAAAGGCCACCTGCAGCCTGATCCCAAGCGCTTCCCTCATGGGATTGCCTTCCTGGCTGACTAC GCCCATTCCCTGGGTCTGAAGCTAGGCATCTATGAGGACTTGGGCAAAATGACCTGCATGGGTTACCCTGGTACCACTCTGGACAAAGTGGAGCTGGATGCCGAAACCTTCGCTGAGTGGAAGATTGACATGCTGAAGCTGGACGGCTGCTTCTCTACTGCCAAAGAGCGTGCACACG GGTATCCCAAGATGTCTGCTGCCCTGAATGCCACAGGCCGCCCCATCGCCTTTGCTTGCAGCTGGCCAGCCTATGAAGGGGGCCTACCCCCCAAG GTGAACTACACTCTGATTGCCAACATCTGCAATCTCTGGCGTAACTATGACGATATCCAGGACTCCTGGAAGAGCGTGCTCTCCATTCTGGACTGGTTTGTGAAACACCAAGACATACTGCAACCAGCGGCGGGTCCTGGACACTGGAATGACCCAGACATG CTGCTCATCGGGAATTTCGGCCTGAGCTTTGAGGAATCCCGGGCCCAGATGGCCCTGTGGACAGTGCTGGCAGCCCCCCTCTTCATGTCCACAGACCTGCGTACCATTTCCCCCCAAAACATAGACATCCTTCAGAATCCACTCGTGATCAAAATCAATCAGGACCCCTTAGGCATCCAGGGACGTAGGATCTTCAAG AGTAAATCCCAAATTGAGGTGTTCAGGCGGCCTCTGTCTAATGGGGCGAGTGCCCTGGTCTTCTTCAGCCGCAGGACAGACATTCCTTACCGCTTCCATTCCTCCCTCTTGGAGCTGAACTTCCCCGAATCCAAAGAGTATGAG GGCCAGAATGTCTTCACAGGGGATGTCATCAGAGGCCTCAAGAGTGAAACCAACTTCACTGTGATCATCAACCCTTCGGGGGTTGTGATGTGGTACCTATATCCCGTGAGGACCCAAGAATGA